Proteins from one Ranitomeya variabilis isolate aRanVar5 chromosome 1, aRanVar5.hap1, whole genome shotgun sequence genomic window:
- the ANKRD34A gene encoding ankyrin repeat domain-containing protein 34A: MRDATMLHTEGSALLKAVWQGKFRLTRLLLEGGAYINEGNAQGETPLMAACLAKYDDPQNKSRMVKYLLENGADPNMPDKMGKTALMHACCNLSGASVVAVLLEHGSDPSIKDYSGTSALMYALNKGDRETLRVLLDACKARGKEVIIITTDTSPSGTKKTKQYLNSPPSPGVDEKQSPSVCMSPSDIDLKTSLSPASEKEEARDVFNFNMGTRLTCPTTSKLEIKTSDHISNKGRMVNKKQLKRLNSEPWGLVAPSVLAASHLAAPASKPTVEESEETIITEINNLSITKRPLLSRRHSIEGQDSSCFKTGEQSSEEDPSGPDSSWADKVQLSHLHQPLSRRNTAPETQETSNATLAPTIGANLRGVPHHKLTRMDHYESDSHLCPDSIPGSPDSGRVSLERRRYNASPLTLFTSSSRESLESIPSAVSPMSVRRRTPGLLERRGSGTLLLDHISHTRPGFLPPLNVNLNPPIPDIRSNGKAPSPVHGSQKTLIPVAPSSPKHFDAKAKKKLIRRHSMQTEQIKQLASFQNLFTQNESDN, encoded by the coding sequence ATGAGAGACGCCACCATGTTGCATACAGAGGGCAGTGCCTTACTAAAGGCGGTGTGGCAAGGGAAATTCAGACTGACGCGCCTTTTGCTGGAAGGAGGTGCTTACATCAATGAGGGCAATGCCCAGGGTGAAACCCCTTTGATGGCAGCCTGCTTAGCCAAATATGATGACCCACAAAATAAGTCCCGAATGGTAAAATACCTTCTGGAAAATGGGGCTGACCCAAACATGCCTGACAAGATGGGTAAAACGGCTTTAATGCACGCTTGCTGCAATTTATCCGGAGCAAGTGTTGTTGCAGTTTTGCTTGAACATGGTTCAGACCCCAGTATTAAAGACTACTCAGGCACATCTGCTCTTATGTATGCTCTTAACAAAGGTGACCGAGAAACCTTAAGGGTCCTCTTGGATGCATGCAAAGCGAGAGGCAAAGAGGTAATCATCATAACCACAGATACGTCTCCTTCTGGGACCAAAAAAACCAAGCAGTATCTCAACTCTCCCCCCTCACCAGGAGTTGACGAAAAGCAATCCCCATCAGTTTGTATGTCTCCCTCCGACATTGACTTAAAAACATCCCTCTCTCCGGCAAGCGAGAAAGAAGAAGCTCGGGATGTCTTTAACTTCAATATGGGAACCAGGCTGACGTGCCCCACAACCAGCAAACTAGAGATTAAAACCTCTGATCACATATCTAATAAAGGAAGGATGGTAAACAAAAAGCAACTTAAAAGGCTAAACTCTGAACCTTGGGGTTTGGTGGCCCCTTCTGTCTTGGCTGCTTCCCACCTCGCAGCGCCTGCTTCAAAACCTACTGTTGAAGAATCAGAAGAAACTATTATTACAGAAATAAATAACTTGTCGATTACCAAGAGACCATTATTGTCTAGACGTCACAGCATAGAGGGTCAAGATTCATCTTGCTTTAAAACCGGAGAGCAGTCGTCTGAAGAAGATCCCTCAGGACCAGACTCTTCATGGGCTGACAAGGTCCAGTTAAGCCACCTACATCAGCCACTATCGAGGCGCAATACAGCACCTGAGACTCAGGAAACATCTAATGCCACCTTGGCTCCTACCATTGGGGCTAACTTACGAGGAGTTCCACATCATAAATTGACACGTATGGATCACTATGAATCAGATTCCCACCTCTGTCCTGATTCTATTCCTGGTTCTCCAGACTCTGGACGTGTCTCTTTAGAACGGAGAAGATACAATGCTTCTCCTCTAACGCTTTTTACCAGTTCATCTAGAGAATCTTTAGAGAGTATTCCTAGCGCTGTCTCTCCTATGAGTGTCCGTCGTAGGACCCCTGGTCTTCTTGAAAGGAGAGGATCTGGGACTCTTCTTTTGGATCATATATCTCATACCCGACCAGGATTTTTACCACCACTGAACGTCAACCTTAACCCTCCAATTCCAGATATAAGATCTAATGGCAAAGCTCCTTCACCAGTTCATGGCAGCCAAAAAACCCTGATTCCTGTGGCCCCAAGTTCTCCAAAACACTTTGACGCCAAAGCCAAAAAGAAACTCATAAGGAGACATTCTATGCAAACAGAACAAATCAAACAGCTTGCTAGTTTTCAAAATCTCTTTACTCAAAATGAATCTGATAATTAG